From the Spodoptera frugiperda isolate SF20-4 chromosome 16, AGI-APGP_CSIRO_Sfru_2.0, whole genome shotgun sequence genome, one window contains:
- the LOC126911570 gene encoding uncharacterized protein LOC126911570, protein MITLRGVLLVMLRSAFIVAFLSIPNPIVAFTGFKNWSRRAIYHKIDLCTQACYSQIIPGLYLSNARAAADKNVLRRLNITHVLTIEAHRLPKSTFTDTDISTLFIRAYDTPQTHLLPYFPMANAFIDEGLQKGNVLVHCHFGVSRSATLVIAYIMEKYKLTFEQAFVYVRQRRRFINPNPGFVNQLREYQRLNYDVNGFYRFEAYMNVNARKHKYKIASLAAVVVGILVPLAVLVG, encoded by the coding sequence ATGATAACTCTTAGAGGAGTGTTACTTGTTATGTTGAGAAGTGCCTTCATTGTTGCTTTCCTCAGCATTCCTAACCCCATTGTGGCGTTCACGGGCTTTAAGAATTGGTCCAGAAGGGCTATATACCATAAAATCGACCTTTGCACACAAGCTTGCTACAGCCAGATAATCCCTGGCCTCTACCTCAGCAATGCAAGAGCAGCAGCAGACAAAAATGTCCTCAGACGCCTTAACATCACCCATGTGCTCACGATCGAAGCCCACCGGCTTCCAAAATCCACCTTCACAGATACCGACATCAGCACTCTCTTCATTAGGGCCTACGACACTCCTCAAACCCATCTCCTGCCCTACTTCCCAATGGCCAACGCTTTCATCGACGAAGGACTGCAAAAGGGAAACGTGTTGGTGCACTGCCATTTCGGAGTATCCCGGTCCGCCACGCTCGTCATCGCCTACATTATGGAGAAGTACAAGCTGACGTTTGAGCAGGCGTTCGTGTATGTGAGGCAGAGGCGGAGGTTCATAAACCCCAACCCGGGGTTTGTCAACCAGTTGCGGGAGTACCAGAGACTGAATTACGACGTGAATGGATTCTACAGGTTCGAAGCGTATATGAACGTGAATGCCCGAAAGCATAAATACAAAATAGCTTCGCTGGCCGCCGTCGTCGTGGGCATCCTTGTACCTCTTGCTGTGTTAGTCGGTTAA